The Vibrio toranzoniae sequence GTTTGCAACGGTAATAATATTGATAACACCGCCGATCGCTTCTGAGCCATACATAGCGGCACGAGCTCCTCGAACGTATTCCACACGATCAACGAATGTAATTGGTAACTGGCTAAAATCGACACCACCTTTTGCAGCTCGTGCAAAACGAATACCATCAATTAGAACAAGTACTTGATCAGAGTTAGCACCACGAACAAAGATCGAAGCTTGCTGACCTCGGCCTCCATTTTGTGAAACCTGGATACCCGTTAATCGTCTAAACACATCTGTTAGAGACTTAGCTTGAATTCGGTCGATATCTTGGCGCGTTACTACTTCAACTTGAGCGACAACACTTTCCGTGCTCTGCTCAAAACGGTTAGCCGTAACCACCATGGTTTCGTCGGCAGAGGCTTCTTGGGCGTGTAAATTGGAGATAGGTGAAAGCAGCGATGCTACGGCAACTGCTAAAAGGGACTTGTTCATATTATGATCCTAAATCGCGTAAATTCCTACCAAACCACATTGTATGGTTTAGCTGCTGGCAGGTATTCGGACTTAAGAGCACAACCTTATGGTTACCTCATATTCGACTTCCCACAAAAAGCTATTTGCAGTGTCTTATGAATATTTGTTCTCTTTTACCGCTGCGCGTCAGTTCTGGATTTACACCAGATTCCCTCTTCAGCCATCTATACATCTAAATGGCACCAGCTTGTCGGAGATAGTATTGGCCTATAAATCATTTGTCTAGTCTAAGATAGTTATAAGCTATAGTTTTCATGGCCGATTTACATTGAATGACTCTCAACACTGGACAAGCGCTTGTGATTGAATAAAATCTGCGCTCTTGATTTAAAAGCACGACAGCAAAAAGGCATAACAATGGCGAATTTAGATGTAAACCCGCAACGCTACCAAGAACAACTAGCAGAAAAGACTGAGCGTCTTACTGAGATGTTCTCACAATATGATGTGCCTGAGTTGGAAGTGTACGAATCTCCAGAACAACACTACCGCATGCGTGCTGAATTCCGCGTGTGGCATGAAGGTGACGATATGTATTACGTCATGTTCAATCAAGAGACCAAAGAAAAATACCGCGTAGACCAGTTTCCTGCAGCTAGCCGTCTTATCAATGACTTGATGCCTCTATTAACAGATGCAATGAAAGACAATCACTCTCTGCGCCACAAGCTATTCCAAGTAGATTTTCTTTCTACACTAAGCGGTGAGATTTTGGTGTCACTGCTTTACCACCGTCAATTGGGTGAGCAATGGATTCAAGATGCTAAAGCACTGAAGCAGCAATTGAATGATGAAGGTTTTAACCTGAACCTGATTGGTCGTGCGCGTAAGATGAAAATCGTATTGGATCGCGACTACGTCATTGAAAAGCTAGACGTAAATGGTGACAGCTACATCTACCAACAAGTAGAGAACAGCTTTACTCAACCAAACGGTAAAGTAGCAGAGAAAATGCTTGAGTGGGCTGTCGACTGTACTCAAGACAGCAAAGGTGACCTATTAGAACTTTACTGTGGTAACGGTAACTTCTCATTAGCATTGGCACAGAACTTCGAACGTGTACTGGCAACAGAACTAGCGAAGCCATCAGTAGAGTCAGCGCAATACAACATTGCGGCGAACAAGATTGAAAATGTTCAGATTATTCGTATGTCTGCGGAAGATTTTACCGTAGCAATGGAAGGCAAACGTGAGTTCCGTCGTCTACAGCAAGCGAACATCGATCTTAAGAGCTATAACTGCAACACTATCTTTGTTGATCCACCGCGTTCAGGTATGGATGTTGATACTTGTAAGATGGTTCAAGGCTATGAGCGCATCATGTACATCTCTTGTAACCCTGAGACACTGAAAGATAACTTAGACATTTTAAGCGAAACACACGACATCACTCGTTTTGCTCTGTTTGACCAGTTCCCTTACACCCACCACATGGAAGCGGGCGTGCTGTTGGAACGCAAAGCGTAAATCATGATTCAAATCTCTAAGCGCTCGTGATGAGCGCTTTTTATTGATATCGCTATACAGCCAACTTCAAGTCCGTGGTTTGAGTTCCACCATATTGCCTTCTGGATCTTCTATATAGGCAGAATACCCAAAACCTTGCGCACCATAGCGCTCTGCAAACTCGGTAACTTGAATATCGTGTTTGTACAGATAATTGACCAACTCTCGCTCATCAAAAGCCGCTATTTGCAGACAAAAATGGTCGAGGTTTCTTCCGTCTTGTTGCGGCGCCTTGCCGCCAAGCTTTCCTAGCTCGCTATCGACGACGACTAAGTCAATGATTGACTCCCCCGCCCTTAATTGCGTCAACCCTAAGTCTGGCAATTCCCTTTCAATAGGACAACCCAGCACCTGTTGGTAAAAATAGAGCATCGCCTCACGGTTTGATGTCCGCAATACAATATGGTCAATGGCCTTTACCTCTATCATGCAGTTTCTCCTTATAACACGCACACTTCCCTAGTATAGGTAACATTGTGTACAAAAAAGGCCTGGCGATAAAGCCAAGCCTTTCTTTCACTATTTACCAAGCGAAGTGCTGAGGTTATTCAGCTTAAGTTGCTTTGCCGATAAAACCGAGCTTTTTTCCTACCCAAGCTAACAGCAACATCGCAACAATAATCGCAAAGAAGTTTGAGCCCGCATCAGGATATTGTGCTTTGACAAAAGCCGAGTGGCCAAATGCACCAACAAAGAAGCAAGCTAAACCTACCAATGGAATATCTTCAGAGACTGGGTTAGTTAGATACTCCTGGTAAAGTGCTTGTACAGTCAACACTAAAGCAATAAGCGGGAAAATAGAGAAGCCCACTTCGCTCATTGTGACCCAAGACAACAGCGCATCACCACACACACCGGCAACAACAGCTAGTACGAGTGTTTTTCTTTCAGAACCACGGTTTACAGTATTATTTTCATTCGACATTATTCAATCCCGCCTTTTAATCGGTTACGTTCACGTTCTTTACGATACCAAAAAGCCCCTTTGGCCATCATTCGCAATTGCATGATCAAGCGATCAGCCAATTCATCTCGCTGACGTCGATCTAAATCTAGTGCTTCTGCCCCTGAGTTAAAAACCAATATGACGGAGGCTTCAGCTTGAGTAAAAGCTTCATCTCTTGTCATGCCAGTCGTAATCAAATATTCGGTTAACTCAGCAGAGAAGTGCTGTATTTCACGAGCTACCGCAGCACGAAACTCAAATGAAGTCCCTGAGCGCTCTCGTAATAACAATCTGAATACGTTTGGACTGCTTTCAATGAATTCCATAAAGGTTTCAACCGATGTGCGAATCACACTGCCTTCTTTTACTATACGCTGACGAGCTTGACGCATTAATTGACGTAATAATAAGCCACCTTCATCAACCATGGTTAAACCAAGCTCATCCATGTCTTTGAAATGACGATAAAAGGAAGTTGGGGCTATTCCAGCCTCACGAGCAACTTCTCTCAAGCTTAGGTTGGAAAAACTACGATCGGCGCTGAGTTGGCTAAATGCTGCATCAATTAAGCTACGACGAGTTTTTTCTTTTTGCTGTGCGCGAATGCCCATTGGTTTCATATTTTATCAAATTCTTCTTTTACAGCCTAAACAGGCATGTCTAATACTCTCTTCAATATAACATAACGCGAATCACTTATTTATATAAGGCACTCTGGTTATATAAGACACTCAACATACCTCTTTGTTCACGTACCGAAGTAAATACGCTCGAACAAAAAATTTCAATCTCCACACTGTGATTTGGAGACATACAACATACCAAATGTTATTTTTTTTAGAACACTGCGTGATCCCACCGACTCTCTGATGTCCTTTTCATGTACCCAAGAACAGAATCAGTTAAAATCTCACTAAAGCAATGTTAATTAAATATAACAAGGAAGATATCTATGCCGCACTCCAACCACTTTGATGTAATCGTAATTGGTAGTGGCCCCGGAGGAGAAGGGGCAGCGATGGGATTAACCAAAGCAGGGTTGAATGTTGCAATCATTGAGAAAGAGAGCAGCGTTGGTGGTGGTTGCACCCATTGGGGAACCATTCCTTCCAAAGCACTGCGTCATGCTGTAAGTCGTATTATTGAATTCAACAGCAACCCGCTGTTTTGTCAAAATAACAAAAGCATCCACTCTACCTTCTCCAGTATTCTGGGCCATGCTAAATCAGTCATCGATAAACAGACTCGACTGCGCCAAGGCTTTTATGATCGCAACCAATGTACATTGGTGTTTGGTTCTGCACGTTTTATCGATACCAACACTATCTCTGTCATGCAAAGCGATGGGACAGAAGAACATTACAGTGCTGACAAGTTTGTAATCGCAACGGGTTCGCGACCTTATCAGCCAGATAATGTTGATTTCTTGCATGAACGTATCTACGACAGCGACTCGATTCTTTCTCTTAAGCACGACCCACAACACATCATTATTTATGGCGCTGGTGTTATTGGTTGTGAATACGCCTCAATCTTCCGCGGTTTAGGTGTAAAAACCGATCTCATCAATACTCGTGACCGCCTACTCTCATTCCTAGACAATGAAACGTCTGATGCGCTTTCTTACCACTTCTGGAACAGCGGTGTTGTGATTCGTAACGATGAAACCTTTGAGAAAATTGAAGGTACGGACGATGGCGTTATCATCCACCTAGAATCTGGCAAGAAAATGCGCGCGGATTGCCTACTGTATGCCAATGGTCGAACAGGTAATACCGATAAACTGAATCTTGGTGCAGTTGGCTTAGAAGCCGACTCTCGTGGACAAGTATCCATAAACACCAATTACCAAACCAGCGTTGACCATGTTTACGCGGTAGGTGATGTGATTGGTTACCCCAGCTTAGCGAGTGCTGCTTACGACCAAGGTCGATTTGTCGCACAAGCGATCGTCAAAGGTGAAGCAGAACACCACCTGATTGAAGACATCCCCACGGGGATCTACACCATCCCTGAGATCAGCTCTGTGGGTAAAACCGAGCAAGAACTCACGGCTGCGAAAGTACCTTATGAAGTGGGACGTTCTTCATTCAAACACTTAGCTCGCGCTCAAATCGCAGGTAAAGATATTGGTAGCTTGAAGATCCTATTTCACCGTGAAACCAAAGAGATTTTAGGTATCCACGTATTTGGTGAGCGTGCTGCTGAAATCATCCATATAGGCCAAGCAATCATGGAGCAGAAGGGTAAAGCCAATACCATTGAGTACTTTGTGAATACGACGTTTAACTACCCAACAATGGCCGAAGCTTATCGTGTTGCAGCCCTTAACGGACTTAACCGTTTGTTCTAAATAAAGAACCAACAAGAGCATTTGACCACCCATAGGCCAAATACATAAACAGCAAGCCACGCGCTTGCTGTTTTTATTTAAGATACTGAATAATATAATAGTGATAGTCATTAGATCATGATGTTCTAAATGCTATTTTACCTGTACAGCCTCTATTTATTGCTCTCTGAACTGAGCTACCTAAGTAAGCTAAGCGAGAAACTCACCCTTCTTCCACTGACAAACAAATAAAACACCAAGGCCAATCCCACGCATCGCCATAAAACTCAGCATCGCGAGCCACAACGCATGGTTTTCTAAACCTGAAGCTAAGTAGAAAATCGCAAAGAAACTGCAGGTCGCAACGAACATGCTATTGCGCATATCCTTACCTTTGGTTGCTCCAACAAAAATACCATCCAACAAGAAACACCACATAGAAACCAGCGGCATCGCAATCAACCACGGCAAATACACTTGAGCTTGGCTCTTAACGTCTGGGATTGTGGTGATCATATTAATCAAGCTAGACCCTGCAATCGCGAACACGATAGTGAGCACTAAACAAATATTGAAGCTCCAAAAGAAAGTACCAATCAAAGACTGATTTAACTCATCTTTATCTTTCGCGCCAATCGCTTTACCCACCATGGCTTCCATTGCATAGGCAAAGCCGTCCATCCCATAAGAGATGATCATCAAGAAACTCATCAGTACCGCATTGGCTGCCACCACATCATCACCAAAGCTTGCGCCTTGGAAGGTCATGAAAGTGAAAGTCGCTTGTAGGCACAATGAACGCAGAAAGATATCGCGATTCAATTTGACAAAACGACTCAAGCCTTGACTGGTTTTCTTAACTAAATCCCATGGCGAAGGCAGTTGTCTCTTCATCCAGATTCGATAAACACAAACTAAGCCAAAGGTAAGACCCGCATAGTCCGCTATCACCGATGCCAACGCAGCGCCTTCAACTTGCCAACCGAGTCCAATCACAAATACGATATCTAAAACGATGTTGGTGATATTAGTGATGATTACCATCCACATGGGTGCTTTGGCATTCTGGGTTCCGAGTAGCCAACCTAAAATTACAAAGTTAGTTAGTGCAGCGGGCGCACTCCACGCTCGAATTGAAAAATATTGCTGACCGTAGTGTTTCACTTGTTCACTAGCACTACTTAAAGAGAAAACGAGATCCGCGACCAAGCTATGTAAAAGCAAGAAGACACCAGCAAATCCCAAGGCCATGGTCACACCTTGCACGAGAACCAAACCAAGCTGTTTGCCATCGTTCGCCCCATAAGATTGCGCGGCGAGCCCCGTTGTCGACATACGCAGAAATCCGAGCAACCAAAAGGTTACACTAATCATGGTGCCACCTAATGCCACACCTCCTAAATACCAGGAGTGCGCTAAGTGACCGATAACCGCGGCATCAACTAAACCCAGAAGTGGAACGGTAATATTGGAAAGAACCATCGGGATCGCGAGTAACAACACCTGTTTATGCACGGCTTGATTAGATAGTGTTTGAAAAATAGTTTGGGAGTTAGATAGCTTCACGATCACCTCTTCGATTAGAGGCGATAGTTTAACCTAGTGGATGTACTTTCACTACGTTGCGAGGTTTTACTTATCTTTTACTTATAACGAGGCGTGTATTACGCGCTCTAAAGGGCAGAGTTGTTAGCATTACCATTTGATGAGGACTAATTGCGGAGTTAAACGTTTTTTGACCTGAGAGATCTTACACAATAATCGCTGCCACAACTTCCAACGATTACATTGTTGGTCTAGTGGAGAAAACGCTTTTACCCACTGGGCCCATGGTAGCCAATTTAGAATACTGTCGACTGGAGAAGACAAGCCATGTGCATAGTCACCAGAACCAAGTTTTTTCCCTAGAGTGCTCGAACTCTTGTCTCCCGCTAACACTAAACACGCATGGGCATGAGTAAAGTAGCGGCTCAAAGACTGAATAAAGTGCGCGGCCTGTTGTTCATTACAGTCAAGCAGAGCATGTTCACACACCACCATCACTGAGGCTTGCTCTGGGATGTTAAGTTCATCTAACCAAGTTAGGTCATCAACAGAGCCGCACTCTAAACGATAGCGTTCATTTTTGTGGAACAAGCGTTGCCGCCAAACTAGATTTTCCGTTACATCCAATTCTACCCAATGACAGCGGCCATTATCTAAACGGTAGAAACGGGTATCGAGCCCTGCTCCCACGTTAATAATCCAAGCATCTGAGTTGTGAGATAAGAACTGTTGAACTTGAGAATCACAAAGTTGAGTCAGTGTCGCATAAAGGAGTTGTTGTTGGTCGAGTTCACCGGTAAGACATTCTGGTGCCAATTGGCAACGCTTACAGGCTTGCGCTCCGATAGGATCATAAACCAAGCCATCATCGGCAAGACTTTCGCGGCTGCGAAACCAAAGATGTTGAACGAGATTCGTCGGAACTTGAAATTCTTGATGTGCAGACCCTTGATAAGAATCAGCCTTTTGATCAAAGGAGCGCGACTTACGAATAAGCGGCTTAATTTGAGGTTTGGTTGGGTTTGGCATCATCATCTTCCTTGTATCTCGACAAAGAAGATGATAATGAATATCAATTACAATAACAAGTTATTGAGAATAAATATCAATAAGCTATTTGCATTGATTACATCCAGTCGGTGTTGCGAATGATACCAACCGCGAGCCCTTCAATAGATAAGTGTTGAGACGCTAGATCGACATGGATTGGAGAAAACTCTTCATTTTCAGCATGTAACAGAACCGTTGCACCTTTACGTTCTAGGCGTTTAACCGTTACATCATCATCGACACGAGCAACGACAACCTGACCATCGCGAACATCTTGAGTTTTATGAACAGCCAGTAGATCACCATCCATAATACCGATGTCTTTCATACTTTCACCATTTACACGGAGTAAGAAGTCAGCCTGTGGTTTAAACATGCCAGGGTCAACTTGGTAGTGCATTTCTACATGTTCTTGAGCCAGAATAGGCTCACCAGCGGCAACCTGACCGATTAATGGTAAACCTTGTTCTTCGTTTGCTGCATCTTCAAGCAAAATACGAATACCGCGAGACGCACCCGGGATAATCTCAATCGCTTCTTTACGAGCAAGAGCTTTCAAATGTTCTTCTGCTGCATTAGCAGAACGGAAGCCTAATTCACGTGCAATTTCTGCACGCGTCGGTGGCATTCCGGAATCTTCGATCTTACTTTTGATAAGGTTAAAGACTTGTTGCTGGCGGGGCGTTAACGGCTTCATGATTCACCTGTCTTTTTATACAGTTGACTGTGAGTATATCCAGTAACTGAACAAAAGCAAAGCAATTGGTTGTTTTTAGTTCATTTTAAGCGAATTACAAAAACAATATATCTAGCCACACGTAACCCGCTAACACTAAACAGATAAAAACCGCTGCCGAACCGACATCTTTTGCCATTCCAGATAGCTCATGATGTTCACTACCAATCCGATCAACGACCGCTTCAATCGCAGTATTTATTAGCTCGACAACCATCACCAATACGATGGCAGAGATCATCAAGATTCGCTCAACCTGGCTTACGTCTAGGTAAAACGCCAGTGGGATAAGTACAGCTGCCAGCAACACTTCTTGTCGAAATGCAGCTTCGTTTTTAAACGAACTCGTAATGCCCTGCCATGAAAAGCCTGCAGCTTTAACGATACGTTTGAATCCTGTGCTTGATTTTTTAGTCATTTTTAACTCTATACTCAATCAGTCGATGAATGATTTTCCACAAACTTAACGTCAATATGACTATTTCCATTAAAAGGTTAGACCAGTTTCTGGTATTCTTGCATCGATTAAATTTACGCCTAGGCTTACCCCTATTTCACTCATAGGATTTATCCTTTCATCATAGAAATAGCGATACGCTTAAGCACATTGAAATAACTATTGAGGCAGTGAACCTATATGTCTTCTGGACAATCTTTTTCACGTTCATTAATGAAGCTACCTTTATCCTTATTGGTAAAAGGCACATCAATCCCTTCAAACCCGGTTGAGGATTTGAACATTGATTTAGGCAAACCGATTGTATACGCCTTACCGTTTCGCTCAAGTGTAGACATGCTTACATTGCAAAAACATGCACTTGAATTGGGGCTACCTGATCCGTTGAGCAAGCTTGAAATCAACGGTAAATCACTGCAACGCTACGTTTTTATCTCTTCTCGCAAAACTTTACTGCAAGACGATGATTATGTACCAAGCTCTTCAATTGAAGTTTTCTCGGAGCTGCTTTCACTGCATGCCGAAGACTCTGAGCTTGATGTTCAAGTTATCCCTGCCACTGTGCTGTGGGGACGTAAACCCGGTAGAGAGAATAACCAGAAGCCTTACCTACAAGCAATGAATGGCTTAGAGAAATCAAAAGCCGTATTGCTGGCAGGCCGTGACTGCCTAGTTCGCTTTAGCCCTGTGGTTTCTTTACGTTACATGGCTAACTCTCACGGTACCGACAGCACCATCGCTCATAAATTAGCGCGCGTGGCGCGTATTCACTTCTCTCGCCAAAAGTTAGCAGCATCAGGGCCGAACCTACCCAGCCGCCAAGCTCTTTTTAACCGCCTACTGAAGTCAGAGGCGATCAAAAAGGCAATTGAAGATGAAGCAAAATCAAAGAACATCTCGGTCGAGAAAGCGAGCAAAGAAGCTCAAGACATCATGGATGAGATTGCTGCTAATTTTTCTTACTCACTGATTAAGCGTGGAGAGAAAGTGCTTGGTTGGCTATGGAATAAGTTGTACCAAGGCCTACACATCAACAATGCTTCAACGGTTCGAAAACTGGCTCAAGATGGCCACGAAATCGTTTATGTACCTTGTCACCGTAGCCATATGGACTACCTACTGTTGTCTTATGTTTTGTATCATGAAGGCATGGTGCCTCCGCACATCGCCGCGGGCATCAACTTGAACTTCTTCCCTGCCGGCCCTATTTTCCGCCATGGTGGTGCGTTCTTTATTCGTCGTAGCTTCAAAGGCAACAAGCTGTACTCAACTATTTTCCGTGAATACCTAGCAGAGCTGTTTGCAAAAGG is a genomic window containing:
- the trmA gene encoding tRNA (uridine(54)-C5)-methyltransferase TrmA, whose amino-acid sequence is MANLDVNPQRYQEQLAEKTERLTEMFSQYDVPELEVYESPEQHYRMRAEFRVWHEGDDMYYVMFNQETKEKYRVDQFPAASRLINDLMPLLTDAMKDNHSLRHKLFQVDFLSTLSGEILVSLLYHRQLGEQWIQDAKALKQQLNDEGFNLNLIGRARKMKIVLDRDYVIEKLDVNGDSYIYQQVENSFTQPNGKVAEKMLEWAVDCTQDSKGDLLELYCGNGNFSLALAQNFERVLATELAKPSVESAQYNIAANKIENVQIIRMSAEDFTVAMEGKREFRRLQQANIDLKSYNCNTIFVDPPRSGMDVDTCKMVQGYERIMYISCNPETLKDNLDILSETHDITRFALFDQFPYTHHMEAGVLLERKA
- a CDS encoding VOC family protein encodes the protein MIEVKAIDHIVLRTSNREAMLYFYQQVLGCPIERELPDLGLTQLRAGESIIDLVVVDSELGKLGGKAPQQDGRNLDHFCLQIAAFDERELVNYLYKHDIQVTEFAERYGAQGFGYSAYIEDPEGNMVELKPRT
- the lexA gene encoding transcriptional repressor LexA, with amino-acid sequence MKPLTPRQQQVFNLIKSKIEDSGMPPTRAEIARELGFRSANAAEEHLKALARKEAIEIIPGASRGIRILLEDAANEEQGLPLIGQVAAGEPILAQEHVEMHYQVDPGMFKPQADFLLRVNGESMKDIGIMDGDLLAVHKTQDVRDGQVVVARVDDDVTVKRLERKGATVLLHAENEEFSPIHVDLASQHLSIEGLAVGIIRNTDWM
- the fabR gene encoding HTH-type transcriptional repressor FabR is translated as MKPMGIRAQQKEKTRRSLIDAAFSQLSADRSFSNLSLREVAREAGIAPTSFYRHFKDMDELGLTMVDEGGLLLRQLMRQARQRIVKEGSVIRTSVETFMEFIESSPNVFRLLLRERSGTSFEFRAAVAREIQHFSAELTEYLITTGMTRDEAFTQAEASVILVFNSGAEALDLDRRQRDELADRLIMQLRMMAKGAFWYRKERERNRLKGGIE
- a CDS encoding class I SAM-dependent methyltransferase, with protein sequence MPNPTKPQIKPLIRKSRSFDQKADSYQGSAHQEFQVPTNLVQHLWFRSRESLADDGLVYDPIGAQACKRCQLAPECLTGELDQQQLLYATLTQLCDSQVQQFLSHNSDAWIINVGAGLDTRFYRLDNGRCHWVELDVTENLVWRQRLFHKNERYRLECGSVDDLTWLDELNIPEQASVMVVCEHALLDCNEQQAAHFIQSLSRYFTHAHACLVLAGDKSSSTLGKKLGSGDYAHGLSSPVDSILNWLPWAQWVKAFSPLDQQCNRWKLWQRLLCKISQVKKRLTPQLVLIKW
- a CDS encoding YijD family membrane protein — translated: MSNENNTVNRGSERKTLVLAVVAGVCGDALLSWVTMSEVGFSIFPLIALVLTVQALYQEYLTNPVSEDIPLVGLACFFVGAFGHSAFVKAQYPDAGSNFFAIIVAMLLLAWVGKKLGFIGKAT
- the sthA gene encoding Si-specific NAD(P)(+) transhydrogenase, giving the protein MPHSNHFDVIVIGSGPGGEGAAMGLTKAGLNVAIIEKESSVGGGCTHWGTIPSKALRHAVSRIIEFNSNPLFCQNNKSIHSTFSSILGHAKSVIDKQTRLRQGFYDRNQCTLVFGSARFIDTNTISVMQSDGTEEHYSADKFVIATGSRPYQPDNVDFLHERIYDSDSILSLKHDPQHIIIYGAGVIGCEYASIFRGLGVKTDLINTRDRLLSFLDNETSDALSYHFWNSGVVIRNDETFEKIEGTDDGVIIHLESGKKMRADCLLYANGRTGNTDKLNLGAVGLEADSRGQVSINTNYQTSVDHVYAVGDVIGYPSLASAAYDQGRFVAQAIVKGEAEHHLIEDIPTGIYTIPEISSVGKTEQELTAAKVPYEVGRSSFKHLARAQIAGKDIGSLKILFHRETKEILGIHVFGERAAEIIHIGQAIMEQKGKANTIEYFVNTTFNYPTMAEAYRVAALNGLNRLF
- a CDS encoding diacylglycerol kinase, whose amino-acid sequence is MTKKSSTGFKRIVKAAGFSWQGITSSFKNEAAFRQEVLLAAVLIPLAFYLDVSQVERILMISAIVLVMVVELINTAIEAVVDRIGSEHHELSGMAKDVGSAAVFICLVLAGYVWLDILFL
- the dinF gene encoding MATE family efflux transporter DinF encodes the protein MKLSNSQTIFQTLSNQAVHKQVLLLAIPMVLSNITVPLLGLVDAAVIGHLAHSWYLGGVALGGTMISVTFWLLGFLRMSTTGLAAQSYGANDGKQLGLVLVQGVTMALGFAGVFLLLHSLVADLVFSLSSASEQVKHYGQQYFSIRAWSAPAALTNFVILGWLLGTQNAKAPMWMVIITNITNIVLDIVFVIGLGWQVEGAALASVIADYAGLTFGLVCVYRIWMKRQLPSPWDLVKKTSQGLSRFVKLNRDIFLRSLCLQATFTFMTFQGASFGDDVVAANAVLMSFLMIISYGMDGFAYAMEAMVGKAIGAKDKDELNQSLIGTFFWSFNICLVLTIVFAIAGSSLINMITTIPDVKSQAQVYLPWLIAMPLVSMWCFLLDGIFVGATKGKDMRNSMFVATCSFFAIFYLASGLENHALWLAMLSFMAMRGIGLGVLFVCQWKKGEFLA